One window from the genome of Haladaptatus paucihalophilus DX253 encodes:
- a CDS encoding CBS domain-containing protein gives MDAEVIVRDVMTREYVGVSESDTVLGAVRLMSDEGVGSVVVLRGREPVGIMTEADVLSLVADEEEPKETTVSEAMSKPVISMRPDRSLADAAGMMAQQGIRRIIITGADDELLGVLTERDVISASASPPSITRSNERERERQAADTELGGRMETNGGDSEYTNQSICEVCGALTHDLTNVNGQLVCADCRDF, from the coding sequence ATGGACGCTGAAGTCATAGTGCGGGACGTGATGACCCGGGAATACGTCGGGGTCAGCGAATCCGACACGGTGCTGGGTGCGGTTCGCCTCATGTCGGATGAGGGTGTGGGGAGCGTCGTCGTCCTCCGTGGACGTGAACCGGTCGGAATCATGACGGAGGCGGACGTACTGTCCCTCGTCGCGGACGAGGAAGAACCCAAGGAAACCACCGTCTCCGAAGCGATGTCGAAGCCGGTCATCTCGATGCGTCCCGACCGTAGCCTCGCCGACGCGGCCGGGATGATGGCACAGCAGGGAATTCGACGCATCATCATCACCGGGGCCGACGACGAACTGCTCGGCGTCCTCACCGAACGGGACGTCATCTCGGCGTCCGCATCCCCGCCGAGCATCACGCGCTCCAACGAACGGGAGCGCGAACGGCAAGCCGCGGACACCGAACTCGGCGGACGAATGGAGACGAACGGAGGGGACAGCGAGTACACGAATCAGAGCATCTGTGAGGTCTGCGGCGCGCTCACCCACGATTTGACGAACGTCAACGGACAGTTGGTCTGTGCCGACTGCCGCGATTTCTAG